GCCTTGAGCGCCTCGATCTGCGCCAGCGACTGGAAGCTCAGCAGCGTGTACCAGCGCCACATCAGTTCGTCGGAGATCGACAGCACCTTGGCGAACATGGTGTTGGCGTCTTCGCTGATGCCGATGTAGTTGTTCTTGCTCTTGGACATCTTCTCGACGCCGTCGAGCCCCTCCAGCAGCGGCATGGTCAGGATGCACTGCGGCTCTTGCCCGTACTCCTGCTGCAGATGCCGTCCGACGAGCAGGTTGAACTTCTGGTCGGTTCCGCCGAGTTCGAGGTCGCTCTTCAAGGCCACGGAATCGTAGCCCTGCATCAGCGGGTAGAGGAATTCGTGCACCGAGATCGATTGGCCGGCCTTGAAGCGCTTGCTGAAGTCGTCGCGCTCCATCATGCGTGCCACCGTGTACTTGGCGGCCAGCTGGATCATCCCGCGAGCGCCCAGGGGGTCGCTCCACTCGGAGTTGTAGCGGATCTCGGTCTTCTCCGGGTCCAGCACGAGGCTGGCCTGCCGGTAGTAGGTCTGGGCGTTGGCCTCGATCTGCTCCCGGGTCAGGGGCGGGCGGGTGCTGTTGCGGCCCGACGGGTCGCCGATGGTCGTCGTGAAGTCGCCGATCAGGAAGATGACCTTGTGGCCGAGGTCCTGCAGCTGCCGCATCTTGTTCAGAACAACCGTATGGCCAATGTGGATATCGGGGGCCGTGGGGTCGAGCCCCAATTTGATGCGCAGCGGGGTACCCATGGTTTCGGAGCGCTGCAGCTTGCGCACCCACTCGTCCTGCGGCAGCAGCTCGTCGGCCCCGCGGAGGGATATTTCAAGCGCTAGTCTTACACTATCGGACAGGCCATTGGATGTAACAGATGCGGGATTCATAGGCTTTTTGGCTGATTTCCAGGTCGCCGAAGCTATACTCAGCCCGACTTTCAAGCGCCGGATTCTAAGCGGCGCTTTTTTCCGCACCGCCCTGCCGCCCCCAACGTCCCGGGCTTTGCAGCGCGGATTCGCAGAACCTGAGCTGGAATTCAAAGTTTGATCAACGGCATTCTCGCCGCCGAGGAGCTCCTTGCTTCTCGCGTGGCCTATACGTTCCGGACCTACCCCAAGCAGATCACCGCGGCCATCGCGGCGGCACTGCTGAGCGCCGGAACCCTGGCGGTGGCCTCCCTGGGCCCCGATGCGTCCGACCTCCCGGTCCAACAAGTCCTCGAAGCGACGGCTCCGCTGTCGTTCGCGGAACAGAGCGAATCGCTCGAGAACTTCAGCTTCACGCTGTTTCGCACCGACATCACCCGGTCCAGCGACACGGCCGAAGCCCTGCTGAAGCGCCTGGGCATCTCCGACCCCGCCGCCACCGCCTTCGTGCGCGGCAGCGGTGAAGCCCGCAACGCGCTGTTTGCGCGCGCCGGGCGCACGGTCACGGCCGAAGCCACGCAGCAAAACGAGCTCAAGAAGCTCAGCGCCCGCTGGATTCCCGACGGCGACGGCGGTTTCAAGCGCTTCGTCATCGAGCGCACGCCGGCCGGCTTTGTCGCACTCACCGAACGCGACACCCTGACACCGGGCTCGCGCCTGGCCAGCGGCACCATCCGCACGTCGCTCTTTGCAGCCACCGATGACGCGCGCATTCCCGACGCGGTCGCCAGCCAGCTGGCCGACATCTTCGCCGGCGACGTCGACGTGCGCTCGCTGCGCAAGGGCGACCGCTTTGCCGTGGTCTACGAAACCTTCGAAGCCGATGGCCAGGCGCTGCGCAGCGGCCGCGTGCTCTCGGCCGAGTTCGAGAGCGGCGGCAAGGTGCACCAGGCGGTGTGGTTCCAGCCACCGGGCCAGCAAAAGGGCAGCTACTACCGACCGAACGGCGACAGCCTGCGCAAGGCCTACCTGAGCTCGCCGGTCGAGTTCTCGCGCGTGTCGAGCGGCTTCGCGATGCGCATGCACCCGATCCTCAACAGCTGGCGCCAGCACAACGGCATCGACTTCGCGGCGCCCACCGGCACCGCGGTGCGCAGCGTCGGCGACGGCACGGTCGATTTCGCCGGCACGCAGAACGGCTACGGCAACATCGTCATCATCAAGCACCGCAACAACCAGCAGACGGCCTACGCACACCTCAGCCGCGTCGATGTCAAGGCGGGCGACAGCGTCAGCCAGGGCCAGACGGTCGGCGCGGTGGGCTCCACCGGCTGGGCCACGGGCCCTCACCTGCACTTCGAGTTCCGCGTGAACGGCGAATACCAGGACCCCACCTCCATCGCCCAGGAAGGCGGCGCACCGATCACCGCCGCCCTGCGCCCGGCGTTCGAACGCATCGCCGTGGGCGCCCGCACCGAACTGGCTGCGGCGTTCTCGGTCATCCAGGCCAGCGCGGACTGAGTTCCCGCGGCCGAGCGGCAGCAGCCAGCACACCGCGCGCCGCACCGCTCACTCCCCGTTCGATGCCGCCGATGGCCGACGCCGAACTGTTCATCGGGCTGATGTCCGGCACGTCGCTCGACGGTGTCGATGGCGTGCTGGCCGAATTCTCCGGCGGCCGCATGGCTGTGCGGGCCTACGCCACTGCCTCGTTTCCCGACGCGTTGAGAGCCGAACTGCTGGCGTTGAACACGCCTGGCGACAATGAACTGCATCGAGCCGCCCTGGCCGGCAACGGCCTGGCGCGCATCTATGCCGGCGTGGTCGGCCACTTGCTGGCCGACAGCGCCACGCCCGCCGCCCACGTGATCGCCGTGGGCGCGCATGGCCAGACGGTGCGCCACCGCCCGTCGGAGTTCGACGGCGTGGGCTACACGCTGCAGATCAACAACCCTTCGCTGCTGGCCGAGCTGGCCGGCATCGACGTGGTCGCAGACTTCCGCAGCCGCGACCTCGCGGCCGGCGGCCAGGGGGCCCCCTTGGTGCCGGCCTTTCACCGGTCATTGTTCGCGCTTCCGGGCCAGTCGGTCGCGGTCCTGAACATCGGCGGCATTTCAAACCTGAGCCTGCTGCCGGCGGCCGATGCAGCGCAAGATCCGGCGGTGCTCGGATTCGACTGCGGACCGGGCAATGCCCTGATGGACCACTGGTGCCAGCTTCACACCGGCCAGCCCTTCGATCGGGGCGGCCAGTGGGCGGCCACGGGACAGGTCCTGCCCGAGCTGCTCGCCCGTCTCAAGGCCGACCCCTACTTTGCGAAGGTCCCGCCCAAGAGCACGGGGCGCGACCTGTTCAACCCGGGCTGGCTTGCCGCCTCGCTCGGCGCCGGCGCGAACGCCGCCCCGGCCGACGTGCAAGCCACCTTGACGGAATTCACGGCCAGCGTTTGCGCAGCCGATCTCTTGCGCTACGGAAAAGACAGCAAACTGCTGATCGTCTGCGGCGGCGGCGCCTTGAACGACCACCTGCTGGCCCGCCTGCGCGCGCACTTGCCGGGCGTCCAGGTGGACGCCTCCACGAAGCATGGACTGCCGCCCCAACAGGTCGAAGCCGCGGCCTTTGCCTGGCTGGCACGCCGCATGGTGCGCCGCGAGGCGGGCAACCTGGCCAGCGTCACGGGCGCAAGCGGTGCCCGCGTGCTCGGGGCGCTCTACCCGGCCTGAGCGGGACCCGTCGCTGGATCAGCCCTGCCCGGAGACTTCCGGCTGCGCCGGATGCGCGGCGCGCACCTCGGCCGGCAGATGCCAGAAGATCAGGGCCGAAGCGATCGTGACCAGCCCCATGCTCGCAAAAGTCGCCTGGAACGCATCGAGCGTCTGCTTCGCCGTTTCCAGCCCGAAGACGCCGTTGTAGCCTGCCAGCACAGCGCTGGCCACGGCCACGCCCAGGCTCATCGCAAGCATCTGCACCATCGACAGCAGGCTGTTGCCGCTGCTGGCCATGCTGCCGTCCAGGTCCTTCAGGGTGATGGTGTTCATCGCGGTGAACTGGAGCGAGTTGACCGCGCCGAATGCCAGCAATTGCAGCAGGTGCAGCGCGAGTGGTTGGTCCGGCGCCGTCAGCCCGAATGTGGCCATCGTGAGCCCCACCAGCACGGTGTTGACCACCAGCACCTTGCGGTAGCCATGGCGGGTGATCAGCGGCGTCGCGAAGCGCTTCATGGCCATGCCGGCCAAGGCGATCGGCAGCATCATGAGCCCGGCGCGAACCGGCGAATAGCCCAGCGACACCTGCAGCAGCAGCGGGACGAGAAAGGGCATGCAGCTGCTCCCGAGCCGCGAGAACAGGTTGCCGAGCAGGCCGATGCTGAGC
The Variovorax sp. OAS795 genome window above contains:
- a CDS encoding peptidoglycan DD-metalloendopeptidase family protein; this encodes MINGILAAEELLASRVAYTFRTYPKQITAAIAAALLSAGTLAVASLGPDASDLPVQQVLEATAPLSFAEQSESLENFSFTLFRTDITRSSDTAEALLKRLGISDPAATAFVRGSGEARNALFARAGRTVTAEATQQNELKKLSARWIPDGDGGFKRFVIERTPAGFVALTERDTLTPGSRLASGTIRTSLFAATDDARIPDAVASQLADIFAGDVDVRSLRKGDRFAVVYETFEADGQALRSGRVLSAEFESGGKVHQAVWFQPPGQQKGSYYRPNGDSLRKAYLSSPVEFSRVSSGFAMRMHPILNSWRQHNGIDFAAPTGTAVRSVGDGTVDFAGTQNGYGNIVIIKHRNNQQTAYAHLSRVDVKAGDSVSQGQTVGAVGSTGWATGPHLHFEFRVNGEYQDPTSIAQEGGAPITAALRPAFERIAVGARTELAAAFSVIQASAD
- the tyrS gene encoding tyrosine--tRNA ligase, with translation MNPASVTSNGLSDSVRLALEISLRGADELLPQDEWVRKLQRSETMGTPLRIKLGLDPTAPDIHIGHTVVLNKMRQLQDLGHKVIFLIGDFTTTIGDPSGRNSTRPPLTREQIEANAQTYYRQASLVLDPEKTEIRYNSEWSDPLGARGMIQLAAKYTVARMMERDDFSKRFKAGQSISVHEFLYPLMQGYDSVALKSDLELGGTDQKFNLLVGRHLQQEYGQEPQCILTMPLLEGLDGVEKMSKSKNNYIGISEDANTMFAKVLSISDELMWRWYTLLSFQSLAQIEALKAEIAAGRNPKDAKVALAKEITARFHSTAAADAAEQDFIHRSKGGVPDEIPEVSLEGAPLGIAQLLKQAGLAPSASEGNRLIDGGGVRVDSVVISDKALKLPAGRYVVQVGKRKFARVSLG
- a CDS encoding anhydro-N-acetylmuramic acid kinase, which encodes MADAELFIGLMSGTSLDGVDGVLAEFSGGRMAVRAYATASFPDALRAELLALNTPGDNELHRAALAGNGLARIYAGVVGHLLADSATPAAHVIAVGAHGQTVRHRPSEFDGVGYTLQINNPSLLAELAGIDVVADFRSRDLAAGGQGAPLVPAFHRSLFALPGQSVAVLNIGGISNLSLLPAADAAQDPAVLGFDCGPGNALMDHWCQLHTGQPFDRGGQWAATGQVLPELLARLKADPYFAKVPPKSTGRDLFNPGWLAASLGAGANAAPADVQATLTEFTASVCAADLLRYGKDSKLLIVCGGGALNDHLLARLRAHLPGVQVDASTKHGLPPQQVEAAAFAWLARRMVRREAGNLASVTGASGARVLGALYPA